The Megachile rotundata isolate GNS110a chromosome 3, iyMegRotu1, whole genome shotgun sequence genome includes a window with the following:
- the LOC100884004 gene encoding esterase FE4, with amino-acid sequence MIAVRKRLVFDVHALCRVRWTVVKFVKTLTMNEPIVTVKQGKLRGCVNKSVLGLSYFAFTAIPFAKPPVGELRFKDPVPVEPWTGIKDTSHNLSYACTQLEEVAPYNVIGTEDCLYLNVYTKSLNQSKPVMFWIHGGAYVVGTGGFKVKRPDYLMSKGVVLVTVNYRLGALGFLNLGHRVAPGNQGVKDLILALKWVKENIANFGGDPNNVTVFGPSAGGALTHYLILSPRARGLFHKAIMQSGLATCPWTYNQSQPDRGFKLASLLGKDSTNAEEVVKFLRTVPVADIVKATASILTKKETASFYLPFAPNSDQVADDPVLPLPIEVLLLKDVDIPVMIGYTSHEFIMFFKENTEEAMNSYNRFLPQHVKNLAATRNLSPEETEQLLKTVKEKYFNGEPISQKHVNQVIEFFGDVYFTIPAKLAVEDRVKRTKAPTYHYKYSYVGKEKTATDLLVKRLVQGASHVDEVAYLFYLPLCKTDAAEPPAVGTKDRVTLERMTSMWTNFAATSNPTPTHDEFVKTTWEAATADKPYYLDIGDELQLLTVPPHVLSSK; translated from the exons ATGATCGCAGTGCGAAAACGGTTAGTGTTCGATGTACACGCTCTATGCAGAGTACGTTGGACTGTTGTCAAATTTGTGAAAACGTTAACGATGAACGAGCCAATAGTAACCGTAAAACAGGGCAAATTACGAGGTTGTGTTAACAAAAGTGTTTTGGGACTATCGTACTTCGCTTTCACGGCAATCCCATTCGCTAAACCTCCTGTTGGAGAACTGAGGTTCAAG GACCCTGTGCCAGTTGAACCATGGACCGGAATTAAGGATACTTCACATAATCTTAGCTATGCTTGCACACAACTAGAGGAAGTGGCACCTTACAATGTGATCGGGACAGAAGATTGCCTCTATTTGAATGTTTACACGAAATCTCTTAATCAATCGAAGCCTGTTATGTTCTGGATACATGGTGGTGCATATGTCGTAGGCACCGGCGGCTTCAAAGTCAAGAGGCCGGATTATTTAATGTCGAAGGGTGTTGTTCTAGTTACGGTTAATTACAGGCTCGGCGCACTCG gtTTCTTAAATCTGGGCCACCGAGTAGCGCCCGGTAACCAAGGAGTGAAGGATTTGATCCTTGCTCTGAAATGGGTGAAGGAGAACATCGCCAATTTCGGAGGAGATCCCAACAACGTTACTGTTTTCGGTCCAAGTGCCGGGGGAGCGTTAACTCATTACTTAATTTTATCACCACGCGCCAGAG GTCTTTTCCACAAAGCAATAATGCAAAGTGGATTAGCAACATGTCCTTGGACCTACAACCAAAGTCAGCCTGACCGTGGATTCAAGCTAGCGTCGCTCCTCGGCAAGGATTCCACAAACGCCGAAGAAGTGGTGAAATTTTTACGAACCGTTCCTGTCGCGGATATCGTTAAGGCTACCGCTTCGATTTTAACTAAAAAG GAGACGGCTTCTTTTTATTTACCGTTTGCACCTAACAGCGATCAGGTTGCCGATGATCCTGTTTTACCGTTACCGATCGAGGTGTTGTTGTTGAAGGATGTCGATATTCCTGTGATGATTGGTTATACCTCTCATGAGTTTATTATGTTCTTCAAAG AAAACACTGAGGAGGCTATGAATAGTTACAATCGTTTCCTACCACAACATGTGAAGAACCTCGCCGCGACGAGGAACCTAAGTCCCGAGGAAACCGAGCAATTATTGAAAACCGTCAAAGAAAAGTATTTCAATGGAGAACCAATTAGTCAGAAACACGTTAACCAAGTAATAGAATTTTTCGGGGATGTTTACTTCACTATCCCAGCGAAATTAGCTGTGGAGGATCGAGTGAAGAGAACAAAGGCACCTACGTATCATTACAAATACTCTTATGTTGGAAAAGAAAAGACGGCTACTGATTTGCTTGTTAAACGTCTTGTTCAAG GAGCGTCACACGTGGACGAGGTGGCGTATCTGTTTTATTTGCCGCTTTGTAAGACTGATGCTGCTGAACCACCTGCGGTTGGCACGAAAGATAGAGTGACGTTGGAGCGAATGACTTCTATGTGGACCAATTTTGCTGCAACAAG TAATCCAACGCCAACACACGATGAGTTCGTGAAAACCACCTGGGAGGCCGCAACGGCAGACAAGCCTTATTATTTAGATATTGGCGATGAATTGCAACTGTTAACAGTACCTCCGCATGTATTAAGCTCTAAGTAA
- the LOC100884118 gene encoding integrin-linked protein kinase homolog pat-4-like: MEDIFQWCREGNAMQVRVWLDDTEHDMNQGDDHGFSPLHWCCKEGHLKLAELLVSRGARINATNRGDDTPLHLASAHGHKEIVQLLLRNRADVNVTNEHGNTALHYACFWGDQAVAEELVAAGALVSIANKDGDTPLDKARGHLAKRLHDLAVEYGQDLKKIQFKDQSWLGLKTRSRDATLSRHKGINMADLSLHTHLASTPSGETWRGRWQNNDIVAKILNIRECTARISRDFNEEFPKLRIFSHPNVLPVLGCVNQPPQLATVSQYMARGSLHRLLHGGTGVVVDTARALRLALDVARAMAFLHGLERQNRCRFHLNSKHIMIDEDLTARVNMADSKFSFQEVGRIYEPAWMSPEALSKRPADINLEASDMWSFAVLLWELATREVPFADLSPMECGMKIALEDLRVSIPPGISPHLAKLIRICMNEDPGKRPSFDMVVPILDKMKR; the protein is encoded by the exons atggaGGATATTTTTCAGTGGTGTCGTGAGGGAAATGCTATGCAAGTACGTGTTTGGTTGGATGACACTGAACATGACATGAATCAAGG TGATGATCATGGATTCAGTCCTCTTCACTGGTGCTGCAAAGAGGGACATTTAAAATTGGCAGAGTTGCTTGTTAGCAGAGGAGCACGTATTAATGCTACTAACAGAGGAGATGATACTCCTCTTCATTTAGCTTCTGCTCATGGCCATAAGGAAATTGTGCAATTG TTGCTTAGAAATCGAGCAGATGTCAATGTAACAAATGAACATGGAAACACTGCTCTTCATTATGCCTGTTTTTGGGGTGATCAAGCAGTTGCTGAAGAATTAGTGGCTGCTGGTGCTCTTGTATCCATTGCAAATAAAGATGGTGATACTCCTTTGGATAAAGCTAGAGGTCATCTAGCTAAAAGATTACATG ATTTGGCTGTAGAATATGGGCAAGATTTGAAAAAGATTCAGTTTAAAGATCAGAGCTGGTTGGGTCTGAAGACAAGAAGTA GAGATGCAACACTATCAAGACACAAAGGAATAAACATGGCGGATTTATCTTTACACACCCACTTAGCCAGTACCCCAAGTGGAGAGACTTGGAGAGGTCGTTGGCAAAACAATGATATAGTGGCAAAGATTTTGAACATACGTGAATGTACAGCGCGAATTTCAAGAGATTTCAACgaagaatttcctaaattacgaATCTTTTCACATCCTAACGTATTGCCGGTTCTCGGTTGCGTTAATCAGCCACCGCAATTGGCGACAGTGTCACAATATATGGCGCGTGGGAGTTTGCATCGACTTTTACACGGAGGTACAGGCGTCGTTGTTGATACAGCTCGTGCACTTAGGTTAGCTCTCGACGTTGCTAGAGCTATGGCATTCCTTCATGGTCTCGAAAGACAAAACAGATGTAGATTTCATTTAAATAGCAAACATATTATG ATTGACGAAGATCTGACGGCTCGCGTTAATATGGCAGATTCGAAATTTTCGTTCCAAGAAGTGGGCCGAATTTACGAACCGGCGTGGATGTCTCCGGAAGCTTTAAGCAAACGACCAGCCGATATAAATCTCGAAGCCAGCGACATGTGGAGCTTTGCCGTTTTATTATGGGAACTTGCGACTAGAGAAGTTCCGTTTGCAGATCTTTCGCCTATGGAGTGCGGCATGAAA ATCGCGTTGGAGGATTTGCGTGTTAGTATACCTCCAGGAATCTCACCGCACCTTGCGAAACTGATTAGAATTTGCATGAACGAAGATCCCGGAAAACGCCCATCTTTTGATATGGTTGTTCCGATACTCGATAAAATGAAGCGCTAA
- the LOC100874824 gene encoding integrin-linked protein kinase homolog pat-4-like, producing the protein MEDIFQWCREGNAMQVRVWLDDTEHDMNQGDDHGFSPLHWCCKEGHLKLAELLVSRGARINATNRGDDTPLHLASAHGHKEIVQLLLRNRADVNVTNEHGNTALHYACFWGDQPVAEELVAAGALVSIANKDGDTPLDKAKGHLAKRLHDLAVEYGQDLKKIQFKDQSWLGLKTRSRDATLSRHKGINMADLSLHTHLASTPSGETWRGRWQNNDIVAKILNIRECTARISRDFNEEFPKLRIFSHPNVLPVLGCVNQPPQLATVSQYMARGSLHRLLHGGTGVVVDTARALRLALDVARAMAFLHGLERQNRCRFHLNSKHIMIDEDLTARVNMADSKFSFQEVGRIYEPAWMSPEALSKRPADINLEASDMWSFAVLLWELATREVPFADLSPMECGMKIALEDLRVSIPPGISPHLAKLIRICMNEDPGKRPSFDMVVPILDKMKR; encoded by the exons ATGGAGGATATTTTTCAATGGTGTCGCGAGGGAAACGCTATGCAAGTACGCGTTTGGTTGGATGACACTGAACATGACATGAATCAAGG TGATGATCATGGATTCAGTCCTCTTCACTGGTGCTGCAAGGAGGGACATTTAAAATTGGCAGAGTTATTAGTTAGCAGAGGAGCACGTATTAATGCAACCAACAGAGGAGATGATACTCCTCTTCACCTTGCTTCTGCACATGGACATAAAGAAATTGTTCAGCTG TTACTTAGGAATCGGGCAGATGTCAATGTAACAAATGAACATGGAAATACTGCCCTCCATTATGCTTGCTTCTGGGGTGATCAACCAGTGGCTGAGGAATTAGTGGCTGCTGGAGCTCTGGTATCCATTGCAAATAAAGATGGTGATACTCCCTTGGATAAAGCAAAGGGTCACCTGGCCAAGAGATTACACG ATCTAGCTGTAGAATATGGGCAAGATTTAAAGAAGATTCAGTTTAAAGATCAGAGCTGGTTGGGCCTGAAGACAAGAAGTA GAGATGCAACACTATCAAGACACAAAGGAATAAATATGGCAGATTTATCTTTACACACCCACTTAGCCAGTACCCCAAGTGGAGAGACTTGGAGAGGTCGTTGGCAAAACAATGATATAGTGGCAAAGATTTTGAACATACGTGAATGTACAGCGCGAATTTCAAGAGATTTCAACgaagaatttcctaaattacgaATTTTTTCACATCCTAACGTATTGCCGGTTCTCGGTTGCGTTAATCAGCCACCGCAATTGGCGACGGTGTCACAATATATGGCGCGTGGGAGTTTGCATCGACTTTTACACGGAGGTACAGGCGTCGTTGTTGATACAGCTCGTGCACTTAGGTTAGCTCTCGACGTTGCTAGAGCTATGGCATTCCTTCATGGTCTCGAAAGACAAAACAGATGTAGATTTCATTTAAATAGCAAACATATTATG ATTGACGAAGATCTGACGGCTCGCGTTAATATGGCAGATTCGAAATTTTCGTTCCAAGAAGTGGGCCGAATTTACGAACCGGCGTGGATGTCTCCGGAAGCTTTAAGCAAACGACCAGCTGATATAAATCTCGAAGCTAGCGACATGTGGAGCTTTGCCGTTTTATTATGGGAACTTGCGACTAGAGAAGTTCCGTTTGCAGATCTTTCGCCTATGGAGTGCGGCATGAAA ATCGCGTTGGAGGATTTGCGTGTTAGTATACCTCCAGGAA